The Halopseudomonas sabulinigri genome window below encodes:
- a CDS encoding helix-turn-helix domain-containing protein, which translates to MDIAEVAKRSGVPASTLRYYEEKGLIASVGRRGLRRLFNANVLERLALIALGQSAGFSLEEIARMLGANGQPRIDRQLLSDKADELDATVRKLTAMRDGLRHAAVCSAPSHMECPTFRRLLGLAAAGASRQAKNKPRSSLP; encoded by the coding sequence ATGGATATTGCTGAAGTGGCGAAAAGGTCGGGCGTGCCGGCCTCTACGCTGCGCTATTACGAAGAAAAGGGCTTGATTGCCTCGGTGGGCAGACGCGGTTTGCGGCGGTTGTTCAACGCCAATGTGCTGGAGCGGCTGGCGTTGATCGCGTTGGGTCAGTCCGCCGGCTTTTCGCTGGAGGAGATTGCTCGCATGCTGGGCGCTAACGGCCAGCCCAGAATCGACCGTCAGTTGCTGAGCGACAAGGCGGATGAACTGGACGCTACCGTCCGCAAACTGACAGCGATGCGCGATGGCTTGCGGCACGCCGCAGTCTGCTCGGCACCGAGTCATATGGAGTGTCCTACCTTTCGCCGTTTGCTCGGTCTGGCGGCAGCCGGTGCCAGCAGGCAGGCCAAAAACAAGCCGCGGTCTTCTCTGCCTTAA
- a CDS encoding TetR/AcrR family transcriptional regulator → MTSKTPTPQPRPKPLKRPTQSRAKATVQAIFDTYVRIWQRDGWERITTRAIALEAGVAVGTFYDYFPSKQALHSGYVRHCIEALLQAIEQQAVQPQELSWQQRLGRLVRLLCGADGQVSWFHPEMLELEPLVAEQKHQRRAYEELLSAWRRVFDAASDLPEKPAAATLEAMHLAVWGGRRYAMLVQLDDAAMGRWAQQMQGFCEQAVALGEAPKP, encoded by the coding sequence ATGACCAGCAAAACGCCCACCCCGCAGCCACGCCCCAAACCGCTTAAACGGCCTACGCAGTCGCGCGCCAAGGCCACAGTGCAGGCGATTTTTGATACCTATGTTCGGATTTGGCAGCGCGACGGCTGGGAGCGCATCACCACGCGTGCCATTGCCCTTGAGGCCGGAGTGGCGGTAGGTACCTTCTACGATTACTTTCCCAGCAAGCAGGCGCTGCATTCAGGTTACGTGCGCCACTGCATTGAAGCGTTGCTGCAGGCGATAGAGCAGCAGGCCGTACAACCGCAGGAGCTGAGCTGGCAGCAGCGCCTTGGCCGCCTGGTACGCCTGTTGTGTGGCGCTGATGGGCAGGTCTCCTGGTTTCATCCGGAGATGCTGGAGCTGGAGCCGCTGGTGGCCGAGCAGAAGCACCAGCGCCGCGCTTATGAAGAGTTGCTCAGCGCTTGGCGGCGGGTGTTTGATGCCGCCAGCGATCTACCCGAAAAGCCCGCCGCGGCGACGCTGGAAGCCATGCACCTAGCGGTATGGGGCGGGCGCCGTTACGCCATGCTGGTGCAGCTGGATGACGCGGCCATGGGCCGCTGGGCGCAGCAGATGCAGGGCTTTTGCGAGCAGGCAGTGGCGCTGGGCGAGGCGCCCAAGCCCTGA
- a CDS encoding DMT family protein → MHKIGFTILLLSLSNVFMTFAWYAHLKELSSKPWIVAALISWGVALFEYLLQVPANRIGYEVLSLGQLKILQEIIALTVFVPFAFFYMKEPLKLDYLWAGLCILGAAYFIFRSKWGVA, encoded by the coding sequence ATGCACAAGATAGGTTTCACCATTTTATTGCTGTCGCTCAGCAACGTGTTCATGACCTTTGCCTGGTACGCGCACCTCAAGGAGCTGAGCAGCAAGCCGTGGATTGTTGCAGCGTTGATCAGTTGGGGTGTGGCGCTGTTCGAGTATCTGCTGCAGGTGCCAGCCAACCGCATTGGTTACGAGGTGCTGTCGCTGGGCCAGCTGAAAATTCTGCAGGAAATCATCGCGCTAACGGTTTTTGTGCCCTTCGCCTTTTTCTACATGAAGGAGCCGCTCAAACTGGATTACCTCTGGGCCGGCCTGTGCATTCTCGGCGCCGCCTATTTTATCTTTCGCAGCAAGTGGGGAGTGGCGTGA
- a CDS encoding DUF4112 domain-containing protein yields MTQATTEAKQRAILARLERFSRFTDSNIGIPFTRMRIGTEALIGLVPVVGDLAGLAMSGYVLLEAQRAGADSALKRKMLRNVVIDFVGGLVPVVGDAFDAIYKANTRNTQLLRGYLDRQLNPEPPPSLQWGRLVGLSVLFALIIGGVALAL; encoded by the coding sequence ATGACACAAGCAACGACGGAGGCGAAGCAGCGGGCGATATTGGCACGGTTGGAGCGATTCAGCCGCTTTACCGACAGCAATATCGGCATTCCTTTCACCCGTATGCGCATCGGTACCGAGGCCCTGATTGGGCTGGTACCCGTGGTCGGTGATCTGGCGGGGTTGGCAATGTCGGGCTACGTACTGCTGGAGGCGCAAAGGGCCGGTGCCGACAGCGCGCTAAAACGCAAGATGCTGCGCAATGTGGTGATCGATTTTGTCGGCGGGCTGGTGCCGGTGGTGGGCGACGCCTTTGATGCCATTTACAAGGCCAATACGCGCAATACCCAATTGTTGAGAGGTTATCTCGACCGGCAGTTGAACCCCGAACCGCCACCGTCCCTGCAGTGGGGCAGGCTGGTTGGTCTGTCCGTCCTGTTTGCGTTGATCATCGGTGGCGTCGCGCTTGCCCTGTAA
- a CDS encoding YnfA family protein, whose amino-acid sequence MPELKTLGLFLLTALAEIVGCYLPYLWLREGKSIWLLLPAALSLALFAWLLTLHPTAAGRVYAAYGGVYIFTAMLWLWAVDGIRPTGWDLLGSLVALLGMAIIMFAPRSA is encoded by the coding sequence GTGCCGGAACTGAAAACCCTGGGCTTGTTTCTGCTGACCGCGCTGGCGGAAATCGTTGGCTGCTATCTGCCTTACCTCTGGCTGCGCGAGGGCAAATCTATCTGGCTGTTGTTGCCGGCGGCGTTGAGTCTGGCGCTGTTTGCCTGGCTGCTGACCTTGCATCCTACGGCGGCGGGCCGGGTGTACGCGGCCTACGGCGGCGTCTATATCTTTACCGCTATGCTCTGGTTGTGGGCGGTGGACGGCATCCGACCGACGGGCTGGGATTTGCTGGGCTCGCTGGTGGCTTTGCTGGGAATGGCTATCATCATGTTTGCGCCGCGCTCAGCCTAG
- a CDS encoding DNA ligase, producing the protein MRQICFFLLVLVWLGAAPPGLAAGPAHQPMLARVYAGEAKVEEYWVSEKLDGVRALWDGEALWSRGGYPIAVPLEFTQGWPGMAMEGELWLGRGTFDQLSGIVRSAKPDAAQWRQVRLMVFDLPQHGGSFTERVAAMRQLSALKLASLQPVPQFRVASGDELDARLASLVAAGAEGLMLHHQDAHYQPGRSDALLKYKPYADAEAQVIGYTPGKGKYLGMLGALEVADADGRRFRLGSGLSDAQRAAPPAIGSWVTFRYNGLTSTGLPRFARFLREREAPPAAAAAAPSPADTARDDG; encoded by the coding sequence ATGCGGCAAATCTGCTTTTTTCTCCTCGTACTCGTTTGGCTTGGCGCTGCCCCACCTGGTTTGGCCGCAGGGCCTGCGCACCAACCCATGCTGGCCAGAGTTTATGCTGGCGAAGCCAAGGTGGAGGAATATTGGGTCAGCGAAAAGCTCGACGGCGTGCGCGCCCTTTGGGATGGGGAGGCGTTGTGGAGCAGAGGCGGATACCCGATTGCTGTGCCGCTCGAGTTCACTCAGGGCTGGCCCGGTATGGCGATGGAGGGCGAACTCTGGCTGGGGCGCGGCACCTTTGATCAGCTTAGCGGCATAGTGCGCAGCGCGAAGCCTGATGCGGCGCAGTGGCGGCAAGTCCGGCTGATGGTGTTTGATTTGCCCCAGCACGGCGGCAGCTTCACTGAGCGGGTCGCGGCCATGCGGCAGTTATCCGCGTTGAAGCTGGCATCGTTGCAGCCGGTGCCGCAGTTTCGGGTGGCCAGCGGCGATGAGCTGGATGCGCGCTTGGCGAGCCTGGTGGCCGCGGGCGCGGAAGGTCTGATGCTGCATCATCAGGACGCGCACTATCAGCCCGGCCGCAGTGATGCTTTGTTGAAATACAAACCCTATGCGGACGCCGAAGCACAGGTGATTGGTTACACGCCGGGCAAGGGCAAGTATCTGGGTATGCTTGGGGCATTGGAGGTTGCCGATGCCGACGGACGGCGTTTCCGCCTGGGCAGCGGCCTGAGCGATGCGCAGCGGGCCGCCCCGCCAGCGATTGGCAGCTGGGTGACCTTTCGCTACAACGGTTTAACCTCTACCGGGTTGCCGCGGTTTGCGCGCTTTTTGCGCGAGCGTGAGGCGCCGCCAGCGGCAGCTGCCGCGGCGCCAAGCCCCGCCGATACTGCGCGCGATGATGGCTGA
- a CDS encoding DUF2185 domain-containing protein: MDKSYKLDSHQIMPLAQGHGACIASDRIIVEGLPVRFMYREEPDHSEDSGWRFLSGAESDEYMADGRNHGAYDVNTIANYDRSIIPYLKSPVGSVFEKVPGETEFKAVTDWQP; the protein is encoded by the coding sequence ATGGATAAGAGCTACAAGCTCGACTCGCACCAGATAATGCCGCTCGCTCAGGGCCACGGCGCTTGTATCGCTTCGGACCGAATTATAGTAGAGGGACTTCCTGTGAGGTTTATGTATAGGGAAGAACCAGACCACTCAGAGGATAGCGGCTGGCGGTTCTTATCAGGTGCAGAGTCGGACGAGTATATGGCTGACGGTAGAAACCACGGGGCCTATGATGTGAACACTATCGCCAACTATGATCGAAGCATCATCCCATATCTCAAATCGCCAGTCGGAAGTGTGTTCGAAAAGGTGCCCGGTGAAACAGAGTTCAAAGCCGTCACGGACTGGCAGCCCTAA
- a CDS encoding DUF2938 domain-containing protein → MDYLPATLFIGLGATAVMDFWGLVRQRLFGIAPPNYALVGRWVGHMPRGRFHHPAIATAAPVRGERALGWAVHYLTGVAFAALLVSLNGAAWLAQPSLGPALALGIATVAAPFLLMQPGMGAGIAASRTARPATARLQSLITHAVFGAGLFAAAKVAQLIALS, encoded by the coding sequence ATGGACTACCTGCCAGCCACCCTATTCATCGGCTTGGGCGCTACTGCAGTAATGGATTTCTGGGGGCTCGTCCGCCAGCGCCTGTTCGGCATAGCGCCACCTAACTACGCCCTGGTAGGCCGCTGGGTGGGACACATGCCGCGCGGGCGCTTTCATCATCCTGCGATTGCAACCGCGGCACCGGTGCGCGGCGAGCGAGCGCTGGGGTGGGCTGTGCATTACCTGACGGGGGTTGCCTTCGCGGCCTTACTGGTGAGCCTTAATGGCGCTGCCTGGCTGGCACAGCCCAGCCTGGGCCCGGCACTGGCGCTGGGGATCGCCACCGTGGCAGCGCCATTCCTGTTGATGCAGCCGGGCATGGGAGCCGGCATAGCCGCCAGCCGCACAGCGCGCCCAGCCACCGCTCGCCTGCAAAGCCTGATTACCCACGCGGTGTTCGGCGCTGGTTTGTTTGCTGCGGCCAAGGTGGCGCAGCTCATTGCGCTGAGCTGA
- a CDS encoding SRPBCC family protein, which produces MPSTIRLHRVLMAPPERVYRAFLDPDAMVKWLPPHGFTGKMHEHEARVGASYRMSFTNFSTGSSHTFGGTYLELIPNERIVNDDRFDDPKLPGSMRNTVELRAVACGTELNIIQEGIPDVIPAESCYLGWQESLTLLAQLVQAEVPDEG; this is translated from the coding sequence ATGCCCAGCACTATACGTTTGCACCGCGTTCTCATGGCACCGCCCGAGCGCGTTTATCGCGCCTTCCTCGATCCCGACGCCATGGTCAAGTGGCTGCCGCCACACGGGTTTACCGGCAAGATGCATGAGCACGAGGCGCGCGTGGGCGCGAGCTATCGCATGTCTTTTACCAATTTCAGCACTGGCAGCAGCCACACGTTTGGCGGTACCTATCTTGAGCTGATTCCCAACGAGCGGATTGTCAACGATGATCGCTTTGACGACCCAAAATTGCCCGGCAGCATGCGCAATACCGTGGAGCTGCGCGCCGTCGCCTGCGGCACCGAACTGAATATCATCCAGGAGGGCATCCCCGATGTAATCCCCGCCGAGTCCTGTTATCTGGGGTGGCAGGAGTCGCTGACGCTACTGGCGCAATTGGTGCAGGCAGAGGTACCGGACGAAGGCTGA
- a CDS encoding nitroreductase, translating to MNYDEVVLGRRSIRAFQQRAVPRSVIEEVIALAIRAPSSMNTQPWHLHVLTGEPLDRIRAENTERMLNGVPPAKESRGIGSYEGDHRQRQIDIAVQLFEAMGIARDDKAKRQDWVLRGFRQFDAPVSIVVTYDKVLREGDIAQFDCGALVNSLVNAAWSRGLGCVVNSQGIMHSSVVREHAQIPEDQVVMICVAMGYPDEAFPANAVVSRRRAVTEVASFVGFTESTT from the coding sequence ATGAATTACGATGAGGTTGTGCTTGGCCGCCGCAGTATTCGCGCTTTTCAACAGCGTGCGGTGCCGCGCAGTGTGATTGAAGAGGTCATCGCCCTGGCCATCCGGGCGCCGTCGTCCATGAATACCCAGCCATGGCACTTGCACGTGCTGACTGGCGAGCCCCTGGATCGCATTCGCGCCGAGAATACCGAGCGCATGCTCAACGGCGTGCCGCCGGCCAAGGAAAGCCGGGGTATCGGCAGCTACGAGGGCGATCATCGGCAGCGGCAGATAGACATCGCCGTGCAACTTTTCGAGGCCATGGGCATTGCCCGTGATGACAAGGCCAAGCGCCAGGACTGGGTGCTGCGCGGCTTCCGTCAATTTGATGCACCAGTCTCCATTGTAGTGACCTACGACAAGGTGCTGCGCGAGGGCGATATTGCCCAGTTCGATTGCGGCGCGCTGGTGAACTCTCTGGTTAATGCAGCCTGGTCGCGCGGCCTGGGCTGCGTGGTCAACAGCCAGGGCATCATGCATTCGTCAGTGGTGCGCGAGCATGCGCAGATTCCGGAGGATCAGGTGGTGATGATCTGCGTGGCCATGGGCTACCCGGACGAGGCGTTTCCAGCCAACGCCGTGGTCTCCAGACGTCGCGCCGTGACGGAGGTGGCCAGTTTTGTAGGGTTTACCGAGTCGACTACCTGA
- a CDS encoding septal ring lytic transglycosylase RlpA family protein has translation MKSLVLLALFIALAGCSSVPSGSAGDWAGHRESGKASYYADKHQNMRTASGEPYKHDLPTAAHKQLPFGSMVKVTNTANGKSVVVRINDRGPFVRGRIIDLSKTAFSRIGSLSSGLLNVEIEVLR, from the coding sequence GTGAAAAGTCTGGTATTGCTTGCATTGTTTATCGCTCTGGCTGGTTGCAGCTCGGTGCCCTCGGGATCAGCGGGGGACTGGGCTGGCCATAGGGAGTCCGGGAAGGCGTCGTATTATGCGGATAAACATCAGAACATGCGCACCGCCAGCGGCGAGCCGTACAAGCATGACCTGCCCACCGCCGCGCACAAGCAGTTGCCCTTTGGCTCTATGGTCAAGGTGACCAATACGGCTAACGGCAAAAGCGTGGTAGTGCGCATCAATGATCGCGGCCCCTTTGTGCGCGGCCGGATTATCGATCTGTCCAAGACTGCCTTTAGCCGCATCGGCAGCCTTTCCTCTGGCCTGCTCAATGTGGAAATCGAGGTACTGCGGTAG
- a CDS encoding DUF3024 domain-containing protein produces the protein MAFSEFEIKQIERAAAAFLEVRRPPAGVRHQVDLQVRINEQSIEVIELRPHHSDLSKAVESPTAKAEYVDQGQGWRVYWMPSDLEWHVYEPQPEVQSIEAFFTLVNADENACFFG, from the coding sequence ATGGCATTTAGTGAGTTTGAAATAAAGCAGATTGAGCGCGCGGCTGCAGCTTTCCTTGAGGTGCGCAGGCCGCCTGCCGGCGTGCGGCACCAGGTTGACCTGCAGGTACGCATTAACGAGCAAAGCATCGAGGTGATCGAACTCCGCCCGCATCACAGTGATCTGTCGAAAGCGGTGGAATCGCCGACGGCCAAGGCGGAGTATGTCGACCAGGGCCAGGGTTGGCGGGTCTATTGGATGCCCAGCGACCTTGAATGGCACGTATACGAACCACAGCCTGAAGTGCAGTCCATCGAGGCGTTCTTCACGCTGGTCAACGCGGATGAGAACGCCTGTTTCTTCGGCTAG
- a CDS encoding DUF2855 family protein, protein MSDILQLQNNKADLQQTRLHREPMPQLQEGEALLRICRLALTTNNITYAAFGETPHLRYWNFYPTTDKAWFHMPAWGFAEIVESSVEGLDKGERFYGFWPIASHVVMKPVRVGERGFYDGIEHRLELTSAYNQYQRISTDAAYRAEDENYQMLLRPLFITSFMLADFLEDNNFFGAKRIVVSSASSKTAYGTAFCLENNPNVELIGLTSSGNTQFVDNLGCYARSMAYDDVEQLDASVPTLYVDFAGNNALRNRIHDHFKDNLTHSCFAGSSQNHEHLSAADAPAHGPTPQPYFAPYQIKKRNADWGAAEVTRKFNEAQLAFIQRTKSPQQPWMLVNEHNGLEQAQQLVEDLVAGRIDPKEGHAVVLA, encoded by the coding sequence ATGAGCGACATTCTGCAACTTCAGAACAATAAGGCCGACCTGCAGCAAACCCGTCTGCACCGCGAGCCCATGCCCCAACTGCAAGAGGGCGAAGCCCTGCTGCGCATTTGCCGTCTGGCGCTGACCACCAATAACATCACCTACGCCGCCTTCGGTGAAACGCCGCACCTGCGCTACTGGAACTTCTACCCGACTACCGACAAGGCGTGGTTCCACATGCCCGCCTGGGGTTTTGCCGAAATCGTCGAAAGCAGCGTAGAAGGCCTCGACAAGGGCGAGCGTTTTTACGGATTCTGGCCGATTGCCAGTCACGTGGTGATGAAGCCGGTACGGGTTGGCGAACGCGGCTTCTACGACGGCATCGAACACCGCCTGGAGCTGACTTCCGCCTATAACCAGTATCAGCGCATCAGCACAGACGCGGCCTACCGCGCAGAAGATGAAAACTATCAGATGCTGCTGCGCCCGCTGTTCATTACCTCCTTCATGCTGGCTGACTTTCTGGAAGACAATAATTTCTTCGGTGCCAAACGTATCGTCGTTTCCAGCGCCTCAAGCAAAACTGCCTACGGCACCGCGTTCTGCCTGGAAAACAATCCAAACGTCGAACTCATTGGCCTGACCTCCAGCGGTAACACCCAGTTTGTCGACAACCTGGGCTGCTACGCACGCTCAATGGCCTATGACGATGTAGAGCAGCTCGACGCCAGCGTGCCCACGCTCTATGTCGACTTTGCCGGCAACAACGCGCTGCGCAACCGCATCCATGACCACTTCAAGGACAACCTGACGCACAGCTGCTTCGCCGGCTCCTCACAGAACCACGAGCATCTGAGCGCCGCCGATGCTCCGGCCCATGGCCCCACGCCGCAGCCCTACTTCGCGCCCTACCAGATCAAGAAGCGCAACGCCGATTGGGGCGCCGCCGAGGTCACGCGCAAGTTCAACGAGGCGCAACTGGCATTCATTCAGCGCACCAAGAGCCCGCAACAGCCGTGGATGCTGGTCAACGAGCACAACGGTCTGGAGCAGGCCCAGCAATTGGTAGAAGACCTGGTGGCCGGGCGTATCGACCCCAAGGAAGGTCACGCCGTCGTATTGGCCTGA
- a CDS encoding NGG1p interacting factor NIF3 — protein sequence MYKLCFYVPVSHVEQVKQAVFAAGAGRLGNYDCCSWQTLGSGQFRPLGGSTPHLGVQDQVEQVEEYRVEMLCSQACLPQVICALKAAHPYEEPAFDYATVQIS from the coding sequence ATGTACAAATTGTGCTTTTATGTGCCGGTCAGCCACGTCGAGCAGGTCAAGCAGGCGGTGTTCGCTGCTGGCGCAGGCCGCTTGGGGAACTATGACTGTTGCAGTTGGCAGACGCTGGGCTCAGGCCAGTTTCGTCCGCTCGGCGGTAGCACGCCGCATCTGGGTGTGCAGGATCAAGTGGAGCAGGTTGAGGAGTATCGCGTGGAGATGCTGTGCTCGCAGGCGTGTCTGCCGCAGGTCATCTGTGCGCTGAAGGCGGCTCACCCCTACGAGGAGCCGGCATTCGATTATGCGACGGTACAGATAAGCTGA
- a CDS encoding putative hemolysin has translation MHAKALILAALTQTVLSACSTQSDSPNLGLANPAAIYCADQGGSYHLDSGTCELPDGQQVDGWEYYRSQP, from the coding sequence ATGCACGCCAAAGCCCTCATACTCGCCGCCCTTACCCAGACAGTGCTCAGCGCCTGCAGCACTCAGTCCGATTCACCCAACCTCGGCCTGGCTAACCCGGCGGCGATTTACTGCGCAGACCAGGGCGGCAGCTACCACCTGGACTCAGGCACCTGCGAGCTGCCCGATGGCCAGCAGGTTGATGGCTGGGAGTACTACCGCTCCCAGCCGTGA
- a CDS encoding DUF2164 domain-containing protein — protein MKDIEFSREQKERMVGKIKTYFQDELQQDIGGFEAEFLIDFFAKELGPSFYNRGIFDAQQVFNEKLEEAGYVIQELEQPEG, from the coding sequence ATGAAAGATATCGAGTTTTCCAGAGAGCAGAAAGAACGCATGGTAGGCAAGATCAAAACCTACTTTCAGGACGAGCTGCAACAGGACATTGGCGGATTTGAAGCTGAGTTTCTGATCGACTTTTTTGCCAAGGAGCTGGGCCCCAGCTTTTACAATCGCGGCATTTTCGATGCGCAGCAGGTTTTCAACGAGAAGCTGGAAGAGGCCGGGTATGTGATTCAGGAGCTGGAGCAGCCGGAAGGTTAG
- a CDS encoding IS110 family RNA-guided transposase: protein MNTPENQTLINIGVDVGKANLDIALHPSGQSFTIPNSTTHIRELVKILKGYAIERIVVEATGRYEHALVRAISQAGLPIIVVNPISVRRYAQAIGVLAKTDRIDAQVIAKYAATLKPEFKPIPDKTSQKIKDLLARRSQLMEMSTMEKNRLQILPKTLHSSINSLLKTLQTQIKTITKQIEHEVAKVDHWRSKTDILTSVPGVGKVMAFTLLSELPELGKLNRREIAALVGVAPINRDSGRLTGKRRIRGGRHRVRTVMFMAMMSAIQCNPVFKQFYERLKAQGKLPKVALIACMRKMIVMLNTMVKNQEPWREKTA from the coding sequence ATGAACACTCCAGAAAACCAAACCCTGATCAACATCGGTGTCGACGTCGGTAAAGCTAACCTCGATATCGCCCTTCATCCGTCCGGCCAGTCTTTTACCATCCCGAACAGCACCACTCATATCCGAGAGCTTGTGAAGATACTCAAGGGCTACGCCATTGAGCGGATCGTTGTAGAAGCAACAGGCCGCTACGAACATGCATTGGTTCGAGCCATCAGTCAGGCTGGGCTGCCCATCATTGTGGTCAATCCGATCAGTGTGCGGCGCTATGCCCAAGCTATCGGTGTGTTGGCAAAAACTGACCGCATCGACGCTCAGGTCATTGCCAAATATGCTGCTACGCTGAAGCCAGAATTCAAGCCCATACCGGATAAAACATCTCAAAAAATCAAAGACCTATTGGCGAGGCGCAGCCAGCTCATGGAAATGTCCACCATGGAAAAAAACCGCCTGCAAATACTGCCAAAAACACTTCACAGCTCCATCAATAGTCTACTCAAAACGCTCCAGACCCAGATCAAAACCATCACCAAGCAGATCGAGCATGAAGTCGCCAAGGTTGATCATTGGCGAAGCAAAACAGACATCCTGACCAGCGTGCCAGGCGTTGGCAAAGTCATGGCGTTTACGCTACTGAGCGAGCTTCCTGAGTTAGGCAAGCTTAACCGGCGAGAGATCGCAGCCCTGGTTGGCGTGGCACCCATCAATCGCGATAGCGGCAGACTGACGGGCAAGCGTCGGATCCGTGGCGGTCGTCATAGAGTGCGAACAGTGATGTTCATGGCGATGATGTCAGCCATCCAATGCAACCCGGTATTCAAGCAGTTCTATGAACGCCTGAAAGCCCAAGGAAAGTTACCAAAAGTCGCCCTCATTGCCTGCATGCGAAAGATGATCGTGATGCTCAACACCATGGTTAAGAATCAAGAGCCGTGGCGTGAAAAAACAGCCTGA
- a CDS encoding immunity protein YezG family protein, producing the protein MDLSSESEKVERLVQEIALTAPEGWSRIVFYQELLAQSDGGFRNKSTARCWIDNDQNEYERSFEIGGSMEAFEAVEDIYESAKSKGEEWSGLFLNLTSDGKFRIEFYYDATPLLDGDSNLVKEKMGL; encoded by the coding sequence ATGGATTTGTCATCTGAATCTGAAAAAGTAGAGCGTTTGGTCCAAGAAATTGCACTTACTGCTCCAGAAGGTTGGAGCCGAATTGTGTTTTATCAAGAACTACTCGCCCAATCTGATGGCGGATTCAGAAATAAATCTACAGCAAGGTGCTGGATCGATAATGACCAAAATGAATACGAGCGCAGCTTTGAAATAGGAGGCTCAATGGAGGCCTTTGAAGCTGTCGAAGATATTTATGAGAGTGCTAAAAGCAAAGGTGAGGAATGGTCTGGGCTATTTCTGAATTTAACAAGTGATGGGAAGTTTCGCATTGAATTTTACTATGACGCTACCCCTTTGCTAGATGGTGATAGCAATCTTGTAAAGGAGAAAATGGGACTCTAA
- a CDS encoding metal-dependent hydrolase, producing the protein MFIGHLPAGYVATRLLYRRFARTGVMAKYFMLAGMFGAIAPDLDMFYFYLIDNRQHHHHTYWPHYPVIWFSLLAATSLWFGLARDKARAALGLVFALNGCLHMLLDSIVGDVWWLAPWVDQPYVLFTVQAVYTPWWLNFILHWSFALELALLAWAIYLWRCKPVVAPASAMPSADNPLD; encoded by the coding sequence ATGTTTATCGGTCACCTACCCGCAGGTTATGTAGCCACAAGATTGTTGTACCGCCGCTTTGCCCGCACGGGCGTAATGGCCAAATATTTCATGCTGGCCGGTATGTTCGGCGCCATCGCGCCTGACCTGGACATGTTTTACTTTTATCTGATCGATAACCGGCAACACCACCATCACACCTACTGGCCGCACTATCCGGTGATATGGTTCAGCCTGCTGGCGGCAACCAGCCTTTGGTTCGGTCTGGCGCGGGACAAGGCACGCGCAGCGTTGGGGCTTGTCTTCGCGCTCAACGGCTGCCTTCACATGCTGCTCGACTCGATTGTGGGGGATGTATGGTGGTTGGCTCCCTGGGTAGATCAGCCCTATGTGCTCTTTACAGTGCAAGCCGTTTATACCCCTTGGTGGCTTAACTTCATTTTGCATTGGTCCTTCGCGCTTGAACTGGCGTTGTTGGCGTGGGCGATTTATCTGTGGCGCTGCAAACCGGTTGTGGCGCCTGCTTCTGCCATGCCGAGCGCGGATAACCCTCTTGACTGA
- a CDS encoding DUF2798 domain-containing protein produces the protein MRIPARFAPMVFSALLSAIMVAIVSAFVLATSQGLHSGFLAQWLQSCFTTWPIAFPTVAIVAPWVRGVVGRITA, from the coding sequence ATGCGTATTCCCGCTCGCTTCGCCCCCATGGTGTTCAGCGCCCTGCTCTCAGCCATCATGGTCGCCATCGTCTCGGCCTTTGTACTGGCCACCTCACAGGGACTGCACTCCGGCTTCCTGGCGCAGTGGCTGCAAAGCTGCTTCACCACCTGGCCGATCGCCTTTCCCACCGTAGCCATTGTGGCGCCCTGGGTCAGAGGCGTAGTCGGCCGGATAACCGCCTGA